In the Solibacillus sp. FSL K6-1523 genome, one interval contains:
- a CDS encoding 2-oxoglutarate dehydrogenase E1 component: MSNNVLPAGSVWSAFSGPNLGYVMEQYDLYLQTPEEVDLQLVELFQAYGAPVFSDGETVVSGDTTGTGDYTKVLAAVNLATAIREHGHLAADLYPLKNRTLDTTRIKESVFNLTDADLAAIPATVFFKNVPAGIANGKDAIAYLKAIYTDKVGVEYSHLQNEVEREWIQSKIESGVFKNALSIDEKKAILERLTRVENFEKFIHKTFVGQKRFSGEGLDTQIILLDEILKGSENNGVKNARIGMAHRGRLNVLTHILNKPYDMMFSDFAHVSNELFMPEDGKLEITKGWTGDVKYHMGASYMRASGMNVKLAYNPSHLEVGNPVVLGAARAVQDDTTAPGAAKHDASKAVGILLHGDAAFAGQGIVTEGFNFSQTEGFSTGGTVHIIANNMIGFTTELYDSRSSVYSSDPAKGYDIPVIHVNADSPETVAQVGRFIAEYRAKFGKDIVIDLIGYRRYGHNETDDPTVTNPETYKLVAKHEPIRTLYGAELAVENVVTAEQVKELDTNIYAEMQAAYDHVKAMAEKDEHTVLEMPEELKVEFPEIDTTVDFDRLNKVNEDLLVFADGFEPQNKLGRILEKRREAFATDKIDWGHAETLAYATITQDATPVRFTGQDAQRGTFSQRHLVLHDKNNGSEYTPIHHIDGVKASFTVYNSPLTEPGVVGYEYGYNLENENVLSIWEAQFGDFANMAQVMFDNFISSARSKWGQKSGFVILLPHGYEGQGPEHSSSRMERFLQLSAENNWFVANCSNATNYYHLLRRQAGLLGTEGVRPLVVVSPKSLLRHPLAAASAEQLATGRFQEVIEQEGLGKNVAAVEKVVLGTGKVMIDLAERVKDGEGFDHLHIVRVEQIYPFPAQQVTDIIARFPNVKEIVWVQEEPKNQGSWTYVLETLYDIAAGKKVSYVGRPAMSSTSEGDGDSHKAAQTKLITEALDK, encoded by the coding sequence ATGTCGAACAATGTATTACCTGCAGGTTCCGTTTGGTCAGCATTCTCTGGTCCTAACTTAGGTTATGTGATGGAACAGTATGACCTATACTTGCAAACTCCTGAAGAGGTAGACCTACAATTAGTAGAATTATTCCAAGCATATGGTGCACCGGTATTTTCTGACGGTGAGACTGTTGTTTCAGGGGACACAACAGGCACAGGCGATTACACGAAAGTTTTAGCTGCCGTAAATTTAGCAACAGCAATTCGTGAACATGGTCATTTAGCTGCGGATTTATATCCTTTAAAAAACCGTACATTAGACACTACTCGCATTAAAGAAAGCGTATTCAATTTAACGGATGCAGATTTAGCAGCAATTCCAGCAACAGTATTTTTCAAAAATGTACCAGCTGGTATTGCAAATGGTAAAGATGCGATCGCTTACTTAAAAGCTATTTACACTGATAAAGTGGGCGTTGAATATTCACATTTACAAAATGAAGTAGAGCGTGAATGGATTCAATCTAAAATTGAGTCAGGCGTATTTAAAAATGCATTATCTATAGATGAGAAAAAAGCGATTTTAGAGCGCTTAACGCGCGTTGAAAATTTCGAGAAATTTATCCATAAAACGTTTGTTGGTCAAAAACGTTTCTCAGGTGAAGGTTTAGATACACAAATTATTTTATTAGATGAAATTTTAAAAGGCTCAGAAAACAATGGCGTTAAAAACGCGCGTATCGGTATGGCTCACCGTGGTCGTTTAAATGTATTAACTCATATTTTAAACAAACCATATGACATGATGTTCTCTGACTTTGCACATGTTTCAAACGAATTATTTATGCCAGAAGACGGCAAACTTGAAATTACAAAAGGTTGGACGGGCGACGTTAAATATCACATGGGTGCATCGTATATGCGTGCATCTGGAATGAATGTGAAACTTGCTTACAACCCATCACACTTAGAAGTTGGGAATCCAGTTGTATTAGGTGCGGCTCGTGCTGTACAAGATGATACAACAGCTCCAGGGGCAGCGAAGCATGATGCGTCAAAAGCAGTAGGTATTTTACTTCATGGTGACGCAGCGTTTGCTGGTCAAGGTATCGTCACGGAAGGCTTTAACTTCTCTCAAACAGAAGGCTTCTCTACAGGTGGTACAGTTCACATTATTGCGAACAACATGATTGGTTTCACAACGGAATTATATGATTCACGTTCATCTGTTTATTCATCAGATCCTGCAAAAGGCTATGATATTCCAGTGATCCATGTAAATGCAGATAGCCCGGAAACGGTAGCGCAAGTAGGTCGTTTCATCGCTGAATACCGTGCGAAATTCGGTAAGGACATCGTAATTGACTTAATCGGTTACCGTCGTTATGGTCACAACGAAACAGATGATCCGACAGTAACAAACCCAGAAACATATAAATTAGTAGCAAAACATGAGCCAATCCGTACGCTTTACGGTGCTGAATTAGCGGTTGAAAATGTTGTAACTGCTGAGCAAGTAAAAGAGCTAGATACGAATATTTATGCAGAAATGCAAGCAGCATATGATCATGTAAAAGCAATGGCAGAAAAAGACGAGCATACTGTACTTGAAATGCCAGAAGAATTAAAGGTAGAATTCCCAGAAATCGATACAACTGTTGATTTCGACCGTTTAAATAAAGTAAATGAAGATTTATTAGTGTTTGCGGATGGATTCGAACCACAGAACAAACTAGGTAGAATTTTAGAAAAACGTCGCGAGGCATTTGCAACGGATAAAATCGATTGGGGCCATGCGGAAACTTTAGCTTATGCGACAATTACGCAAGACGCTACACCAGTTCGTTTTACAGGTCAAGATGCACAACGCGGTACGTTCTCGCAACGTCACCTAGTATTACATGATAAAAACAATGGTAGCGAATACACGCCAATTCACCATATTGATGGTGTAAAAGCGTCATTCACAGTATATAATTCACCACTTACTGAACCAGGTGTTGTTGGTTATGAATATGGGTATAACTTAGAAAATGAAAATGTATTATCGATTTGGGAAGCACAATTCGGTGACTTCGCTAACATGGCGCAAGTAATGTTCGATAACTTCATTTCAAGTGCACGCTCTAAATGGGGCCAAAAATCAGGCTTTGTAATCCTTTTACCACATGGTTATGAAGGTCAAGGTCCTGAGCACTCATCTAGCCGTATGGAACGTTTCTTACAATTATCAGCTGAAAATAACTGGTTCGTAGCAAACTGTTCAAATGCAACTAACTACTACCACTTATTACGTCGTCAAGCTGGTTTACTTGGCACAGAAGGTGTACGTCCATTAGTAGTCGTTTCACCTAAATCATTATTACGTCACCCATTAGCAGCAGCTAGTGCGGAACAACTTGCAACAGGTCGCTTCCAAGAAGTAATTGAGCAAGAAGGCTTAGGCAAAAACGTAGCAGCAGTAGAAAAAGTAGTACTTGGTACAGGTAAAGTGATGATTGACTTAGCAGAACGTGTGAAAGACGGTGAAGGTTTCGACCACTTACACATCGTACGTGTTGAGCAAATCTACCCATTCCCAGCACAACAAGTTACGGACATTATTGCGCGCTTCCCGAACGTAAAAGAAATAGTTTGGGTACAAGAAGAGCCGAAAAACCAAGGTTCTTGGACGTATGTTCTTGAAACATTATATGATATAGCTGCTGGTAAAAAGGTAAGCTATGTAGGACGTCCAGCTATGAGCTCGACTTCTGAAGGAGACGGCGATTCACATAAAGCTGCTCAAACTAAATTAATTACAGAAGCTTTAGATAAATAA
- the odhB gene encoding 2-oxoglutarate dehydrogenase complex dihydrolipoyllysine-residue succinyltransferase has product MAEIKVPELAESITEGTIAQWVKQVGDRVEKGEFIVELETDKVNAEIISEEAGVLTQILAPEGDTVLVGQVIAVVEAGEGAAPAPAAPVQEAAPAAPAAPVAAAPVAPAPIVEESNDRVIASPAARKLAREKGIDLAAISPVDPQGRVRVQDVSAHGTAPVAQAAVAAVAANGPMVFTPAGDSDRVTVEKMSRRRQTIAKRLLEVKQSTAMLTTFNEIDMTNIMALRKRKQEQFVKDNDIKLGFMSFFTKAVVAALKKYPYVNAQISGDELHLNNFFDIGIAVSTEEGLVVPVVRDANSKNFAEIEKSIGELAGKARDKKLGLNDMAGGSFTITNGGVFGSLMSTPIMNGTQAGILGMHSIVNRPVAINGEVQIRPMMYVALSYDHRIIDGKDSVGFLKTVKEMIENPEDLLLNS; this is encoded by the coding sequence GTGGCTGAAATTAAAGTCCCTGAATTAGCAGAATCAATTACAGAAGGTACAATTGCACAATGGGTGAAACAAGTTGGAGATCGCGTAGAAAAAGGCGAATTCATCGTAGAATTAGAAACAGATAAAGTAAACGCTGAAATCATTTCTGAAGAAGCGGGTGTATTAACTCAAATTTTAGCTCCAGAAGGCGATACAGTTCTTGTAGGTCAAGTAATCGCAGTAGTTGAAGCGGGTGAAGGCGCAGCACCAGCTCCGGCAGCACCAGTTCAAGAAGCGGCACCTGCAGCTCCAGCGGCTCCGGTTGCAGCAGCACCTGTAGCACCAGCTCCAATCGTAGAAGAGTCTAATGATCGTGTAATTGCTTCTCCAGCAGCACGTAAATTAGCGCGTGAAAAAGGAATTGACTTAGCGGCAATCTCTCCAGTAGATCCACAAGGTCGTGTTCGCGTACAAGACGTGTCAGCTCATGGTACAGCACCAGTAGCTCAAGCGGCAGTAGCAGCAGTAGCAGCAAATGGTCCAATGGTATTCACTCCAGCAGGCGATTCTGATCGTGTAACTGTTGAAAAAATGTCTCGTCGTCGTCAAACGATTGCAAAACGTTTATTAGAAGTGAAACAATCAACGGCAATGTTAACAACATTTAACGAAATTGACATGACAAACATCATGGCATTACGTAAACGTAAACAAGAGCAATTCGTAAAAGATAATGACATCAAATTAGGTTTCATGTCATTCTTCACGAAAGCTGTTGTTGCAGCGCTTAAAAAATATCCATACGTGAACGCACAAATTAGCGGTGACGAACTGCACTTAAACAACTTCTTTGATATCGGTATTGCTGTATCAACTGAAGAAGGTTTAGTAGTACCTGTAGTGCGTGATGCAAACAGCAAAAACTTCGCTGAGATCGAGAAAAGCATTGGCGAATTAGCTGGTAAAGCACGCGATAAAAAATTAGGCTTAAACGACATGGCTGGTGGTTCTTTCACAATCACTAACGGTGGTGTATTCGGTTCATTAATGTCTACACCAATCATGAACGGTACACAAGCTGGTATTTTAGGTATGCACTCAATCGTTAACCGTCCAGTAGCGATTAACGGTGAAGTTCAAATCCGTCCAATGATGTACGTGGCATTATCTTATGACCACCGTATTATCGATGGTAAAGATTCTGTTGGCTTCTTAAAAACAGTAAAAGAAATGATCGAAAACCCAGAAGATTTATTATTAAACTCTTAA